atcttttattattttttactgatttttatttatcttttaaacAATTTCAAAGGCTTAGGAACATAACATAACATAACATAACGGAGTAATACTTAGGGATTCTAATTTAGCCTAATTAAATTCTAAGACTAACCATAACAATTTATCTCTTTGGATATATTATGTCGAAGCTTATCTTTTTTTTTcactcttattttttttaattccccaattttattttttatttattaatgtgTTCCTTATTTTTTTCACCTCATATTCTGTTTAGTCCATCAAGGTTTAAGGTAAATAAAACTCTATTGCATATTTGATAATTATCTAGGCATGGAGCGTTTTATATCATTACAAATATGCATAAATTCTATTACGAATATGCATATGCATGTGATTGTATAGAATGAAGAATAAGTATAGAATTATCACATAAATTGTATTACGAATATGCATATCTATGTAATTGTATAGAATGATCACTACTATGCGTATGTAATTCTATCTATTTTCTTCTTTGACCATATTATCCACTCCCGACCTATGGTATTTTGCTTTTGAAAAAACTCACTATTAGTAGTTCTATCTTAATTTTTAAAAGGAAATTGTATCtttttctcttattatcttttacttcGTACTTAGTTatctttttaaattattatcttttatcggtacttatttatctatttttattttaaaaatctaaaatatacgaagtattatttatatatttgatGACGTGGAAATATATTAGTTAATCGtagtattaaaaattaataaattatgtaTTAGTAGTAAATAACACGAAAGTATCTTTCATAAATGATCCCCaattaaaccaaaaaaagtaatttattaataaattatgGTTCGTTGTGTTAACGTATAGTAGTTCCATGTCGATTATATATCATAAACGTTAAAACAAATGTAATCACGTTGGCAACACTACTCATATGTTTGTGCCGACTAATTCCCATTGGAAGAGTAACGCaaacagaaaagaaaaggggTACCATTAAAACCTAACATTTATAGCTCAAAAAATAATGAAATATAAAGTAATAACCACTACCGCAGTGATCATTCAAGCTAGGCTCATATAAGGTGGATATATGTTGGATCAAGCATGTGTAGCGTTATTGTGGCAATTgtaagtaattcaattaaaacttTCAAGTTGATTCCCATCTGAAACAAATACTTCCTAGAAAAATTGGaacaagagagagaaactctagAGAGAAGCGAGAGAAAACCTTGCCTTCTCCCCCAAGTTTCCCTTCGGTGCATGATCTCCATTGTGCACTGCTGCCATGGCAAGGAAGTCTGGGGGCAAAATGCAAGGTAGTAAGCATGGCAATGCAAAGCAGAAACCAAGAGGACCTTCATCTGATTCTCAGGCTCTTTAGACTCGATCGATTGAGGAGGTTTTAGGGGTCGAAGCGCTGGATTTGACGATTGAAAATGAGATTCTCACCCCCAAATATGGATTGCAACATTTGCAAGCTCGTTCTGAAATCAGGCACTCCTTCAATGAGTGGATGCAATCTGTTCACAGATCAGCTAACAAGGTGAATAATACTCCATCTAATGTTGATATTGGTACGATTTCCATTCCAATATTGCAACAATTTGATGAAGTAATGACTGAACATGCTGATAGTGTTGATGATAAATTTAGGCCACCCGATCATATTGAAATGCATCCTGTTTCTAGCCCTGTACAGATTGATCTTGATGATATACAGGATGAGGTGGATTTTTGGAATTCTTCCATTATCTGCTATATTATTGGTGCTAATCCCCCAATACATGTTATGGAAGGGTTTATTAGGAGAATCTGGAAGAAATTTAATGTTGATAAGGTGGTGTTGGTGAAAAAGGGAATCTACTTAGTGAGATTTCTGACTATGGACATGAGAGACAAAGTCACTTCTGGCCATTTTTTCTTTGACAGCAAACCTATGATAGTGAAACCCTGGAGTGTTGATATGGATACGGAGAAGGAAGAGATCAAATCTGTCCCCATTTGGATTCAGTTGAGTCTGAATATATTTTAAGTATTGGGGTGAAAAATCTCTTTTCAAAATTGTGAGTCAGTTAGGCAAACCAATTAAGAGGGATGCAACCACTGTGAGTAGGGATAAACTTCAGTATGCTAGGGTGTTGGTTGATATGCCAATCACACAAAATCTTCCTGATAAAGTTTCATTTATGAATGAGCATGGTGAGCTGGTTCAAGTACCTATCACCTATGAGTGGAGACCAACTGTTTGTGATAACTGCAAACTAGTTGGACATTCAACCATTGAGTGTAGGAAGGGGAAAACTAAGAGAATATGGGTGCAGAAAAAACAACAAGTTCAGAATCACACAGAAGTGGTGGCACCAGAGGTGGATCAGGAGGGGTTTCAAAGAAGTCTCAGGCTAATCAGGGTTAGACCTACCAACTTGGTTCCAACACCAGTTgataattcttttcaaatgcTGAATGATGACGGTGGTCACGGTGCTTGCAGTACTGCTGAGTTGGATAGGGAAGATGACATTGAGGAGGGTAGCACAGGAAGAGGGAACTCTTCCAAATCTTATGGATAGGATATTATCATGGAATGTTAGGGGTATCAACCTAGCTCAGAAGCAGGATACTGTGAAGCATTTTCTTCATAAATATCATGTGGGGTTAGTTGGTCTCCTAGAGCATAAGGTTAAGCTTCCTAACTTAGGGAAGCTTTACCAAAGAGTTTTCCCAAATTGGTGTTTCTCTAGTAATGCAAGTTATCATAATGGTGGCAGAATTATTTTGGCTTGGAATCCAGGAAGCTTTTCTGTGAGTATCCAAGCAGCTTCTAGTCAGTTTATGCATTGCTTCATTCAACCAGTGAGTGGTATGCCGAGTTTTTTTTTCTGTACTTTCATTTATGCTTTCAATGATAGCTCTAATAGAGAAGTGTTGTGGAAAGATTTGAAAGCTTTAAACACACAGGATGCCTGGATATTGTGTGGAGATTTCAATTATGTTATGAGTACTGAAGAGAGAGTTGGCTCCCCTGTTAGGAATTCTGAAATAATGGATATTTGTGATTGTATGCATTTCTGTAGCATGGAAGATATTAAGAGTGTGGGTAATTTCTACACTTGGAATAATAAACAACATGGTGCAGCTAGAgttttttctaaaattgataGAATAATGGCTAATCCTAAGTGGTTAGGTGTTTATAGCTCAGCTgaagtgtgttttatgaatgagGGTTGTTTTGATCATTCCCCTGGATTATTGACTGTTTATCCTAGGGATACAGGGGGAAAAATCCTTTTAAGTATTTTACAATGTGGAAATCTGCTCCTCATTTTCTGACCCTTATCCAAGAACAATGGAGTGGTATAGTTCAAGGGAGCAAGATGTTTGGTGTTGTTCACAAACTGAAGAAGGTGAAGTTGGTTCTCAAAGAGTTGAATAGAAAGGGATTCTCTGATGTTCAAGCTGCTGATCTTCAAGCATACCATGACATGATTGCAGCTCAGACATCAATGCATCGTGATCCTGCTGATCAGAATCTTGCTGATGCAGAACTCAGTGCAGTGCAGAATTACAAAAATAGACATCAAGCTTATTTAGAGTTTTTGAAACAGAAGGCAAAGGCTTCATGGATTAAGGATGGTAATGAAAATACTTCCCTTTTCCATCAGAGTATCAAAGCTAGGAACAATCATAACCAAGTTTACAGCATTCATGGCATGGATGGGATTTGGAGAGATAATCCTGCTGATATCTCTCAAGCTTTCTTGGATTATTACATAACTTTGTTGGGTAATACTCACACTGATAGAAGACCTGTTCTTAGTCATATTGTCCAAGCTGGTCCCTTGATTACAGATGCTCATAGAGATATTCTAAATGCTCCATATACAGCTGATGAGGTGAAGAAAGCTTTGTTCTCTATTCCTGGTAGGAAAGCACCAGGGCCTGATGGGTATGGATCTTACTTCTATAAAGATGCTTGGAACATTGTTGGTGATGATGTTATCAATGGTGTTCTGGATGTTCTCCAACAAGGCAGATTGCTTAAGGAGTTAAATCATACAGTCATCACTCTCATTCCTAAGACTAAGTGTCCAAAGAATGTGAGTGAATTCAGACCTATATCCTGTTGCAATACTCTGTATAAATGCATTACTAAGGTGATTTGTGGAAGATTGAGGCAAGTATTACCAGATTTGATCATTGAAAATCAAGGGGGGGTTTGTACATGGCAGATACATAGTGCATAATATCATAGTGGTTCAGGATTTGGTAAAACAGTATGGTAGGAAGAGTGCTAAACCAAGTTGTATGATGAAGATTGATCTTCAAAAAGCATATGACACAGTTGATTGGGATTTCCTGCAAGAAATGTTGGTACAGCTGGGTTTTCCTGGAGCTTTTGTGGCTCTTGTGATGGAGTGTGTGACCACCCCTAAGTTCTCTCTGATGTTTAATGGCACAATACATGGCTTTTTCAAGTCAAAAAGGGGTTTAAGACAAGGTGATCCCATGTCTCCCCTTCTGTTTGTGATCTGCATGGAGTATCTGTCCAGAATTCTCTACAAAATGAGTGAGTTGTCTCACTTTCAGTTTCATCCTAGATGCAAAGAACTTAAGCTCACTCATCTATGCTTTGCTGATGATCTAATCCTGTGTAGTAAAGGTGAGTTCCCCTCTGTGTATCTTCTGCTTCAAGCTTTTAAGCTGTTCTCCAACTCTTCTGGTTTGTTAGCCAACAAGCAGAAATCAGCTATCTACTGCTGTGGTATGGCTGAGAATGAAATCAACAGAATTGTCAATGTTTCTGGTTTTACTAAGAGTTAGCTCCCTTTTAAGTACTTAGGTGTTCCCATCTGTGCTAAAAGAATTTCTGCTGCTCAAtgtgatgaaggaaataatgcccttggtccaagtatgcattctatgttaagtctaataaatgcggttcagtattaattaacaagttaataattcagtgagatcaagtgagctgaatgcctagctagaggccgcttcagttcaagtggaattaatgatattaatccacagcttactcttgactgaacccgtagggtcacacaaatagtacgtaaacggatcaagtatttaatggcattaaatactccatctatgaatattcggaatcgacggatcttggtttcaatgggagctgagatcgtcacaggcaagaaatgaatactccggaaacgatgatattgccggaaacggaaatatggatcgtatcggaaatataaatattatccaagtcgtagatgttgccggaaacggaaacacggtacgtatcggaaaatattatcggaaatggaaatattgccagaatcggaaatattgccggaaacggaaatattgtcagaatcgaaaatattatcggaatcggaaaataattccggaaacggaaatattaaatatttgttcgaaacggaaattaattccggaatcggaaatattaaatattgttcgtatcggaaatgaattccggaatcggaaatttaatcggaagcgtatcgtacgaataagcatcggacgaggcctgccggacgagggcccagcacgaagccaggccatcgcccagcaagccaagcgcgccacacgaacagccaaggccacgccaggcccagcgcaaggccaggcccagcaggccgtggcagcgcgcacagcgcgcgcagcgcgcgcaggagctacgtgggcttgtagctcgcgtaggcctcgctgcgtgggctgctgctcgcacgcacgcgcatgggcggcccatcgtggctgccgtgtgtgtgtgcgtaagtgtttgtgttcatgcacgattcctaaaacatgcagagttcggttaatgattaaattcctaattctattagataaattaattaattagagttcttgtaggattctaggtttaattaatttgtatctgaataggattccgattccctttccatacccctataaatatgtggcctgggttcacaatttataacaagtttcaaagtattcaaagtaagttttgagagaaaaattcaatcacacatcttgctcaaaagtgccgaaaattctagtaccttaagggcgattctagttggtcaatcttaaggcggatccggacgtgctgtggactatctacggagggacgacacttggagtcctaaagacttgttcttgttcggttcgggcgcagctagggagggcacgcaacaaagagtatgcatctaaattatgctatatgattatgtgtaaataatatgtaatcctgggttaatggttgtttccgcatgatttatgtaatatcatatgtatcataacctaacagtggtatcacgagccccttattattttcataatctaatttgcatgaacatggttaaatattacaaatttgcaagaattaaaaggggtgattaattttcgtaattgttaattaattgcaaattgcgtttatttaattatacgtacgcagtttttcggcagtttcttcgttactcatccaaatcgagtgatttttgtgtcaattccgcatgtaaaaggcattctaaaattttgacaaaaatagtatttttctgccgaacccagaattctcaaattcgaagcctaactatgacttttcgaaggttttagtttttcgaatgcaaaatttcgtaaatttaagatgttaaattaaatatttgcgattcttgttgataaatcttgaattttgattgacctacagtatatgtttaacaagtttgaatgcttagccttgttaattatgcaatctaatttgtaattatgattaatttgttgaaaattagaataatttagaattaatttgattttcataactaattgtaatttaattagaaacctatgattaaaaaccaccataaaaattgtaaatttatgataaattttaaatttttatgacctagacttgaatccataacaatcggaaatcaattgtaatcccccgtaaatttataaattttattaaatatattttaacatatattatttatatttaaatagaatttatgaattttagtaataaatatataattaacgtatatttattttatttattttatttacgttttaaatatttcaacgaattagaaaattaaaagtaattttagaattttacgttgaaaagaattcgaattatgAAAACGCGTCCGATTGAATTTGGACAAACAATCCTAActatttttggattcaaacaacatCAATTCCAATCCTAGCCCAAGTTTGCAAAGCCCAATAAAGAAACCCAAACAAAATTACCCATACCTCTACTCTCCTTCAATTCACGTAAAAGCAAAAACAAGAGAAGTCAAACCCTCCTTCCCTCCTATTCTTTCACGTAAACCAGAAAACCCTCAAACCTTGGTACTCTCTGCCCCAGCCGCAGCCACCGTACACTCGCCGGACCGCCGCCGCGTTGTCGCACCGCCGATCCCTCCGTCCGGTACTCTCCTTCTCCCTCTCTTACTCTCTCTCGTTCTTTCTTCTTATCCCCTAATGTCTATTTGTTTCTTCTTTTCAACTCCGGCCGGTTAGAACCGCCGCTGCCACCAGTGCTCGCCACCACGCAAGCCCAGCCGCGTTGCCAGTTCGCCGTCCTGTCTCACCGTCGCGCCTTGCCCCGCCAACTTCTTCTCCCTTTCTTCTTTCGCGGGTTACCACCGTAGGCGCACGCAACCACCACCCAGCAAGCCACCTGCTGCCGCACCGCCATTGCCGCCGGCCAGCAGCctttctctcctccttaattttggttatttctccccctccaatttatttaaattattatttgtcttttaataaattaattaatgttaattttcatgatttaacttattaagttttgatgatgtatttagaattcagattatatgttgatattataatttagtttatttcagatttattaatcatgtttaagttaggattttaattatattttgtcaatttaaattatgttttcttgaagtaaatttatagtttttatggtTTAAATATAGATTTCAAATTATATGTACTATATAatgaagttattaattttcagattatataattttgtcaaatgaggatttgaattatttaaagaatgaattttaatgctttaatagTTAGAAAATCATAGTatgatgtttatgaattattaaagttattgtttttatgattttaagcatattaattatggtttggtgaagttttaaactattttatattgctggaattttagaaagggatgctttattggagtttatgataattggtgatcattagtgtagGAATCACTATGCTAGGAGGTTTAGTAGCTAAGTGTTgtcattggggaatgttctaattatgcttaggaagggtttgaagcaccCTAATGTTGCAGAAAATTCAATGTGAGTTGATATgaatctatattggttgtttttaggtggagaattctcgttaggcgacttttgaaagtgttaaagtggcctattagtttgtttacacaaggtacgtacatacctgtgtgcttggaatgtgtgctaatggttgaaaccatgttgaatcttgttgttgaacttggttatgttgatactattgttgaacttggtgatgttgatattatggacgaactgggttatattgaatgtgcatgtttaatactgttggacaaacttattgaacttattttgcactataagaactgtaacatgttagtatggatgtttgatacaaacatgttggttgggaacactagattattctatatgattgggttggatcaattggttgttgttccctttctatcttttcactactttatgagggcggaggaccttgtttagtaagttgaaactttatgcccatatacagggttgctcatggttaaaggaaaggttggttaagttggaatgagtcttgattgatgcttttatgatcacttacttaattccaagataaaaacagttgtgaacaaatgtgaattgtctgtcttatgtaatggttgagtcataacggaatctcaatttgtaaatcatgtaaagtgaaactgaatagcaatagctttagactgtgcacgtctgaagtgacggacaaacaggagttggggttcatggtggtagcccatggcctttaattcggaccggattgatcaccgtgtcctatttttatttaaacgttcctcgatatcgcaggtcactgaggttacggagtcgcgcccgtacctcgtcttccttagtgaagacttctggatggtcaactcggtccattgtctatttcaactaaaataatattatggttattaagcctagcttagtctagtcaagtataatcgtcaatttattatgttttgtctgtccttacttatacttattagtatcatgttagggttgttggtttgatagtatcatgctaggattgttgttgttttagtatgtagtactcagctttgctgattacgtgcttgtttgtgtgtgttgatcatggctatgccttattgatcctgtgatgacccatctttggtgagcagtctttaaggatcaataagcgttgaccatctacaggtttgaagatgatgcatcattgggatcgggattagagagcttgtagttctattcgtttaattaagtgatttaatttgttaacttggatttgaaatttgtcgtactattcgtatttccttaattcagttaaatgggtttggacctaatatgtaatagattatttatgaacctaaaagttagttttatgttttccgctgcaaaattctgaataagccgatacgttttcacacgggcgataatgccttgataattctctacgttttatattaaaaggttattttagaaaagagagaattgtcggggtgttacaaagtggtatctagaagctaaggttttactttaataaagtttaggcgcctaactatctagttatttaaaataaattccttaaaaatcgagattctacgCATTATAGTGATAAAAAAATTggtatttttttttggggggccgatttccttttaccttgtttgaagtatacgatattccttatttacgttcgaaatcaaattatttttccaaattaaagtgatactttcgacatttttatttttcttattagttattattcaaacaaataaataaaaataatatgaatacatttttcttaaaaaggagttcaatttttttttttagttgtttcaagagttagaattcgttaattagcaaaatataaatcttttcaattttttttttaactttattttcgaatttattctctacgcattttcttaatttattctactttatttattatatatttttatttatgttattattctatgttataattttcttatattatcgtccttttactttgttatttaaattatttcaatgctttagtttatgagagatgggtagtataagaagggcatataggatagaattatatgtgcattagtagttaattgctagcataagaagttaattgctatgtgcatttgttaaatgtttaagtgttgcatgtaaatgtgcatagaaattgtttgattccacc
This sequence is a window from Spinacia oleracea cultivar Varoflay chromosome 1, BTI_SOV_V1, whole genome shotgun sequence. Protein-coding genes within it:
- the LOC110778605 gene encoding uncharacterized protein; translation: MQSVHRSANKVNNTPSNVDIGTISIPILQQFDEVMTEHADSVDDKFRPPDHIEMHPVSSPVQIDLDDIQDEVDFWNSSIICYIIGANPPIHVMEGFIRRIWKKFNVDKVVLVKKGIYLVRFLTMDMRDKVTSGHFFFDSKPMIVKPWSVDMDTEKEEIKSLGKPIKRDATTVSRDKLQYARVLVDMPITQNLPDKVSFMNEHGELVQVPITYEWRPTVCDNCKLVGHSTIECRKGKTKRIWVQKKQQVQNHTEVVAPEVDQEGFQRSLRLIRVRPTNLVPTPVDNSFQMLNDDGGHGACSTAELDREDDIEEGSTGRGNSSKSYG